The Alnus glutinosa chromosome 1, dhAlnGlut1.1, whole genome shotgun sequence region aaaaaaaaaaaaaaaaaaaaaaaaaaaaaaggcttcgGAGTTAGCTGATACGAATGCATATGCGCGCATTCAGATGGTGGATTTAGGGGGATACCTGGAGAAAACGACGGCGTCGAGGCGGTTGAGGATCCAGATGGCTCTGATGCTACAACCGCCGGGCATCGCTACCTCTGCGATTCGGAACTCGGTGGAGAGGGTGAGaaggatgaagaagatgaatttTATTTACTGTCAATTGCCGTAAACGACAACGTCCTGATGTTTCTGGGCATATGGCAAAATTAGGTCTCCTTGATAATTACAAAATACATCgtggtttttttcttattttttcaaataatcaCTAAGCATTCTGTTTAATTGATGTTTAGACTTTAGAATGAGCAGAAATAAAACTATCCCATTTTTAAATTCAAGAAtacaattgttttatttttttcaactgttttatattttatcttctttctggcgaatttttattttattttatctatgatACTTGTTTGTGTGGCGGCACGGAAAATgtggttatttttattatttttattattattgagtattttattttgttttatatttgttCGTGACGGCACGTTTTGATCGGACATTGCCGCTCCTGAAAGCGACCTCTCTCAGCagtattttgtatttgtttaagcCTCTAATCCCACATGAAGATGAGCTAGGAAGCTTGCTGTTTATCACAATCAATTATCCCTAATTAAGGGGATTAAGAACTTTTTAAGAttgtgcttctttttctttttcttttttttaaaaaatgttctGTGttctaatataaaaaataaaaataattttttaagtattttatgttttaaattatttgttactatttttgttttgtgtgcTATTCTCATGTTTGTACAGAGCATATGGAGAGAGAACAAAAGCTCTTCCCATCCTTTCAAATGTTAGAAGAGTTCATTTGTTTCaccgtaaaatgatttttaaaatacattttttggtATTTCTTGGTGTTTATTGCGATGAAAAATATTAGTCAACAacatttttagtttgactaaaaaaacttttttaatttctataaaataatttccATTTCTTAAAACTgtaaaccattttctattttaacttcTCTTTCTCAAATCACTGAAGTTTGCCGAACCACTTTAGAAGTCGCCGGCCTTCTTCCACCATCACTCATTTTCCGTAAGAActaaatgctaaaaattatttttaggaattctttttccttgaaaaatgatttttttttgaaaaaaacaaattctaactgaaaacattttatatcgaaacaaacgaagccaaagttcaaaaataagCCCGAACCTGTACAATTTGGGAGAAGGAAAATGGAATCTAGGCTTCGATTTTGGGTagcaaagagtaatgctagagcCTAGAGCTTAGAAGTCACTTTTGTGTCcctcaaaaaatgatgtgacttttaaaattaccattgaacttgtaattgatcattattgaattttaatcaaattgtgattttaaatgcaACATCATTCTTGGAGTTACACAAGAAATACACAAAAATGACTTGTAGAATTACTCGGGCAACAAAACTTCAATTTCAACCCAGCAAGAGTTTTCTATACATCAAAGCTACAGCGAGCACATAATTTAATCATAAAACCTGAATAAATTTTCTAAACTCTAAAACATTTATCACAaaacattttattataaaaaaggAACAACAAAACTGATAAACCGAAAGTGAACCAAGgaaattgcttatatttctgAGGGCGCCAACCGCCAAGATCCGGTCTTGCCCTTCGGATCGTGGATTGGAAATATACAAGCTCAGCCCTCAggtatatgcatatatatggaTGTTGATTGTCGGATCTAAAGGTCAATACAGAGGTAAGAGATGACAGAGCCTGCTCTTCGTTTGGTTCGCTGGCTAACCTCCTTCCCCTTCTCAACGAGAACCTTCTTTATGTTGGGGCAACTGGAAACCACTGTAGCAACTCCAGCTGCAGTTATACCAGGGCAATAATCCACGTGGCAGGATTCAAGCAGGGTGCAGTTTTTCACAAGATGGGTTATGCCAACATCGGTTATATGATGGCAGTGTGACAGCAGTATTTCTTTGAGTAATGGACAGCCTTCTCCTAACTCGGTCATTGCCATATCCCCCAAATTCTGCCGAGACGGACAAATATGATAGATTGACGAGGAAATTGCAAAAATTGTATCAACAAGGGATTGTTGAGCACAAATTGACCAGTTCATAATGAGAGGATCAGACATGTACAAGATGGATGATACTACAATGCAATGAACTTTACTGTCATCCAGATAGGTATTATATGTGCATcaacaaaaaattttataaagtgGCCAATCTCAAGACTGAGCCTGTGCACTTGTGCTTGGCAGCGAAAGATTTTTTCATTGGACTAAGAATGGCCTCTATTACATGTACATCAATATGTAGATGAAAATTTCATCTCTCTATTTAATGCACCATGGGCAATGACCTATTCAAAAAAcaagtaattttgtaatttcccCGTGTATACAATCTTATTACGGTGCGTTTTCAACCTATCATTCGAAGTTTTCAATCCATCTTTCAACTAGATATAGTGCACATCAATATAACAGTATAATTGCAGCAATTAGGGACAATTAGTTCAATTTCTGACATTCTCACAGAAAGCaagaattatatttatatttaaagaaTAGATTTAAGTTTAATGCAAATTTATGCAGACGGAGAAGCATAAActaacaagagagagagagagagagagcacaccTGAAGTACACTAACGTCTAGGAAAATGAGTTGAGGGCAACCTCTTGCAATTGCTATGATTCCAGCATCTCCAATTTGGTGGCAGCCACTGACATTTAGATGCTGCAGTGAGCAACCCTGACCAATGGCAACAAGGGCCTCATCTCCAACCCTagtgattgaaaaaaaaaaaaaaaatcagtcagAGGTCTTGTAGGATTTATTATGTTCCACATAATGATAATAATCGATATGAAAATTTCAACCTGCAAAACGTCTATTACAGAGGGGAAAAGCATCTGATTCTCAAAGCTAACAAATAAATATGAACAGAAAAAGCTGTGAAGAGTCCTTTACCTATCACAAAACCGAAGGCTAAGATCTGTGAGAGATTTACAATGCTCACCAATAGCAACGATTCCCTTGTTACCAATCTATTCATGCCAAAAACCAAAAGAGTCTATGCTGTAAGATGTaattactataaaaaaaaatgttaccaaCAAAAATGTAACTATTGTAtcaattaaaacattttatttgaggaaatttttattttttagttaaaaaataataataataataataagttccTACAAGAAGGACAAAGCAAAACATATTTAAAAATCTAGGAAGCACCAATGTCGACACAGAATATGGAATCAATTCAATATGGATATCACAATATGACAGTTCTTGAAAAACTAGGATAAGATATGGTGGGAAATGGGAATACGGCAATCAATTAATTGACAAAAATATAAGGCACTTTCTTAAAAATGGATAAAAGTCTAACATAACTTGTATATTTAGGATATTTTATGTTAGTtatatgtttaaaaattaagtaacaaacacCGAAAACATATATAATTCAAACCCcgtaccctttttcttttttccttttttggcgTCACAAACAAAAGTATCCTACTAAAATGGGAGAAATATTTAACTTACCTTTGGGTTAGGCATCAAACTGACATCCAAAATTTCAATAAATGCACAAACCCATGTGTCATGAGCTTGCCGCATCATCTCCATGTTTCCTCCCATCATAGGCCAATTGGATATTCCCAGATCTTTATTCCACACTACCAATCAATCCAAAACCTAAAGACTCCTATCAAAACTCAGATAGGCCTTATCCTCCCACACCCAATCCATATCCCACAAGCTGATCCTCCCCATCACAGATCAGCAAATCTCCAAATGATGTACAGCCAACAAAAGATGTACAGTCAATTATTCCTCAAAAGTCACCAAATCTATGCTTACCAAATCGAGCTCACATTAATGTAGTTAACTCAAACAATGTTGTTTCTCGACAGAGCTGGGCTGTACTTGAAAATCTATAAATTTCCAATGAGAGAGGAGGATTTGTGACAGAGACAGGTTTTCCATTACAGCGAGTTAGGGCCTCAATAAAGCAAAGTAGTGAAGCAATTGATAGTAGAAGAGACAGAAAAAGTGGGAAAGGAATGTTGGCGCTGTTATCAAACTCCAATTGGCTGCTATGGAGGTTTCAGCAACTAATAGTCACTATCGGGTTGTCACAGATGTTGCTTATCAGCTGttgagatgagagagagagagagagagagagagagagagagagagagagagagagagagagagagagagagagagagagaaatttaaGCCTGACTAGAGATTtgagttctttcttttttttctatttaagccTTTCCATGTCCCTTCCCGTGTCCCCCCATTctaaattcaaaatatttatttaatcattGGACGTGTATGACATGTATCCAAACATGTTCGAGCCACATCCATGTCCAATACGTGTTGGACGCTGACACTCCAAGGCTTGGGGAGTATCTGAGCTTCATAGTCATAATTCTCTTATTCCCTACTTTATTACATTTCTTACTTGTGGAAAGCCAAAACAAGTGATCCTAAACACTCAATCAAGAGATAGTGTAAAAACAGGTTGACACAAAGTTCACACTAAATTTAAAAGCAGCAATACACagaatattattttggccctacCAGTAGATATAAGTTTCCTAGATAATAAAGGGGACATCAGtcacagatatttttgtaatCCAGAACTGTCCTACACACAAGATTGACTGACTAAACTCATAGTTCATACCTTTCATGAACAAAAGGCCAATATTTGAGTGTAAAATGAATGCAGGGAACAATTTGCATAATAGTGAAAATTTGGCAAATTAACCAGAaatttgtttggtaaaagaTGCAATAGAAGAATTAAATGTGTGTTCTTGTGAGTGCACGCGCAcgcgagagagaaagagagagagagagagagagaacctcaTAACACCGACGAATGTGAAGTTTCTTCAACTTTTGGCAGCCCCTAGCTATACCACAAATACCTTCATCTCCTATACTAGAGCAATCTACCAAGTGAAGAGCTTGCAAGAACTTACAGCCCCTTCCAACTTCAAGAAGGGCATTGTTACCTATCTTCTGGCAGAACAACAGTGCTAACTCAGTGAGTTGTCTGCACATATTCAACATATTTAGCCACAAGCCATAATAAAGTGATTTTCTCTGATCCATGTAAAACACAAGAAACACACATCATTAAGCAGAATGTGAGCAGAAATCAACTATAAAATGCAAGGAAAGATGTGACTGAATCCATCCAACTCCTTAACTGAGAAGAAAGGATTATACTTTTACACATATtgtattataacttttttttctaAGTAAATTAGTCTCATTAGAAAGTGTTGAAGGGCAACCCGAGTACatacggagtatacaagaaaaacccccaattaggggaaaaaaaaaaaaaaaaaaaaagaagcatacaAGTCCAAAATTTTGTAAAACTAGAGGAGGACTATTGTACGCAGCCATCCAAACATAAAGAGATTTGAACATAACGGTCTTTAGCTCTATCGTCGAAATCTCGCAATCTTTAAAGTTCATCGTATTCCGCTCTCTCCAGatgcaccacattaagcacaaagggGTCTCGCAATCTTGGTCTTCTGTGAGGCTAACCCTAGCCACCTCCACTACATGCATGTTCTCTTATTATGTTTCAAAACTGTCTCTAGCTTAAAAGTCAATCTAGCCAAATCCCTCTCCGTCCCTGTTGGCAACGTGAATAATGCTGCTGAGTTGGCTGTCATCTTGGGCTGTGGGACTTCCTCTCTGCCTCTGAAGTACCTTGGTATGCCATTTGGGGCGTGTTACAAGGCTAAGTCTATATAAGATGGTATCGTGGTTAAGATGGAGCGCCGCTTGGCCAATtggaaaatgttgtatttgtccAATGGTGGAAGGGTTACCGTATAAAGAGTACTCTCTTcaatcttcctacgtacttcTTGTCTCTCTTCCTCATTTCTGCTCGTGTGGCCAATCGCATTGAGAAGCTTTTATGGGGTGGGATAGGCGAtgaatttaaatatcacttggttagcTGGGACAAGGTCTGCTCTCCGATCTCTAAGGGAGGGCTGGGGATCAGATATTTGAGGGCGTTCAATCCCGCCCTGCTAGGCAAATGGCTATCTGCTCTCTAcaatcttcctacgtacttcTTGTCTCTCTTCCTCATTTCTGCTCGTGTGGCCAATCGCATTGAGAAGCTTTTATGGGGTGGGATAGGCGAtgaatttaaatatcacttggttagcTGGGACAAGGTCTGCTCTTCGATCTCTAAGGGAGGGCTGGGGATCAGAAATTTGAGGGCGTTCAATCGCGCGTTCAATCGCGCCCTGCTAGGCAAATGGCTATGGCGTTTTGGGTTTGAGAGAGATGCGTGATGGAAAGTTGTGGTGGATTCTAAATACGACAGCCTAAGGGGCAGGCGGTGCTCTCTCAAGCCGATAGGTGCCTTTGGGGTGAGGGTGTTGAAAAACATCAGAAAAGGTTGGGATTCTTTCTCAAGATTCACTAGATTTGTTGTGGGGGATGGTTCCAAGATCatcttttggcatgatttgtggtgtggggacaCGGCTCTTAAAATAGCCTTTCCAACTTTATTTGGTATTACCCGTGTAAAGGACACCTCTATTGCGgacaatttggagtttttgggcgATTCCAaccagtggaacgtgagcttcaCTAGGGAggctcacgattgggaggtggatgattttgtttctttctttcaggCATTGCACTCGGTCAAAGTGAGCAGAGGCAGTGAAGATAAGTtgtggtgggtctcctccaaaaatggtttgttcaaggtcaagttcTTCTTTTACTCCTTAGCTTGCTCTAGGAGTAGTCGCTTTCCCTAGAGAAGCGTTTAACGCACTCAAGCTTCCTCAAGGGCAGCCTTTTTTGTGTGGTCCACGACTCTTGACAAGATCCTTACCCTGGACAAACTTAGGAAGCGGCATGTTATCGTGCTAAACAAATGttatatgtgtaagaagaccGAGGAGTccgtggatcatcttcttctccactacGATGTGGCTTTTGCTTTGTGGATCGTTTCAAGATGTCTTGAGTTATGCCCAGACGGGTTATCGACTTGCTTACTTGTTGATGGTCCTCTGGAAGGCCAATGAGCACTACGGTATGAAAAATGACACCTATTTGTCTCTTTTgatgcttatggagggaaagaaacaataacaactttgaggatttggaaagtaCCTTGGAAGAGATTCTATCCTCGTTCTACCTTACTTTGTACTTTTGGACTACACCTTATGTTCACCCTTTATCTTTTACTTTGGCTAACTTTCTCAatcgcttttctctttctaattaggtgtttcctttgtatactcccagtgtactaaggggatTCCCAATTGACCTCTCCAGCTAGCCAACAACTCCATCACCCTTCTAGGCATGACCCGCTCTACACCAAAAAGACAGAAGATCGAAACTCATAATTCTCTACTTCATAGTGTAGAAGCAGATGATCTATGCTCTCCCACTCAACTTGCACATAAAGCACCAATACACCACTATTACGTTCATCTTcctcaaattatccaaagtaaAGATCTTCTCTAGTGTTGCCATCTACACAAAGAACGCCACTTTCAAAGGAGCCTTATATTTCAAATGCTCTTCTAAGGAAATGGAGAGCTAGTGAGAGTGCAAAGCGCATGATAAAAAGATCTTACATCAAATATCCGCCTTTTGGAGGggatccaacaaattttatccttGCCGCCTTATCTCAACCTGAGAGAATACAAAGATCAAATAACGAAGTGACCaactccacctcccaatcatgcattgGTCttgtaaatgattttttttttttctgaagatTCCCATTAGAAAACTGCACATGATCAGCCACCCAAGCCTTCTTTACGGCAAGCATTACTGAACAATTTCGAAAAAGATACCTTCAAAGGATGGTCCctacaccacaaatcatgccagaaCTTGATCTTAAACTagtctcccacctcaaatctaacaaaTCTAAAGAAAACTCTCCACCCCCTTCTAATGTATTTCCACACCCCCACTTCAAAGGGCCCCACTACCTCCTACTTGGAACACCAACCTCCTCTTGTGCTATCATATTTGGTTTCCACCACCAATCTCCACAAAGTCTCCATTTCCGTTGCATAACGTTGTAACCATTTTCCGAAGAGAACTCGGTTAAAATGAATTAGATTTCTAACCGCCATACCACCAAAGCACATCGGAGAACAAATCTTCGACCAACTGATTAAATGGAGAACTTGAACTCATTACCAATTCCACCCCACAAAAAATTTCTATGAAGTTTCTCAATCCGGTTAGCAACACCTACGGCTATTTGAAGTTTCTCAATCCACCCCGCCCCAAAGGGCCCCAGTACCTCCTtggaacaccaacctccccccATGCTATCATATTTGGTATCCACCACCTATCTCTACAAAGCCTCCCTCTCCGTAGCACAATGCCATAACTATTTCCCCAAGAGAGCTCGGTTAAATAGAATTAGATTTCTAACCCCCAGACCATCATAGCACATCGAAGAACAAATCTTCGACCAACTGACTAAATGGAATTTGAACTCATCACCAACTCCACCCTACGaaaaatccttttgaattttctaaatcCGGTTAGAAGCACCTACGAAGATGAGAAAAAGGGACAAATAATAAGCAATCAGATTGGAGAGAGTGCTTTTAATCAAACTCaacctaccacccttagacaaataaagCCTCTTCCAACCAACCAATCAGCATTCTATATTTTCAACAATACCACCCCATATTGATTTAGCCTTATACAAAGCTCTcaaaggaagacccaaatacttcattGGCAAAGAGGTCACCCTACAACTCAAGATACAAGACAAACCTCCTACATCATCAACAGAGACTAACTCCATTTTCAGTAAGTTAATCTTCAACATCACAACTGTTTCAAACCATAAGAAAAGATAACGTAGATGACGAAGATGATCATGACTTGCTTGCAAAAGATCAAGATATCATTCGCAAACAAAACATGAGGCACTAGAAGCACGTTATTATTCCCCGACCTCACTGAAAAACCTGATAAGATCCCCTTTTATCTACTGTGGCAGACATCATCCTACTCAAAGTCTCCATGACAACAACAAACAATAGAGGAGATAAAGGGTTCCTTGTCTCAGTCCACAAGAACTACTAAAGAAATCCGAGGGGAATTCATTAACAAGAATAGAGAAACGCACCATAGATATACAATGCTATCCAAGCTCTCCAAGTCTCCCTAAAGCCACATCTCCTCAACAAATACAGTAAGAGCTCTCAATTAACATAATTGTAGGCCTTCTCTAAGTCCAATTTAGAGAGCACACCAGGTTCCCTTGATCTAATACGATTATCGAGATATTCATTAGCTATCAAAACTTAATCTAAAATCTGCCTCTCCCTAATGAACGTATTCTGAAACCTgaaaataatcttctccaacacCATTTTCAGCCTGTTTGATAGGACTTTAGAGATGATTTTATAAACACCACCTATAAGACTAGTAGGAGGAAAATACTTAATATCCACAACCCCGACTTTCTtggggaaaaaggaaaaaaaggttGCATTGAGGCTGTTTCCAAACTTCCTCAAAGATAAAACTACTTGAAAACATCTATGATATGCTCTTTAATGACCTCCCAACAAGTCTGGAAAAAAGGCCATGGAAAAACCATCAAGGCCCAGGGCCTTATCACGATTCAGGGTTCTCACCACCTCCAAAACCTCACTTTCTTTAAAAGCTCTTTCCAACCAAGAAACCTCCTCAACACCAATGGAATTGAAAGAGAGACCATTCAACTTTGGTACCCAACTGAATTGTTCTGAGTAAAACTGATTGTAAAATTGCATAATATGCTCTCTAATTTCTGTAGAATCTAAGGACATGGTCCCATTACCAACAAAGGAATCAATAGAGTTGTTTCTTTTGTTCGAATTTGGCACCTGAtgaaagattttatatatatatatatatatatatatatatatatatatatatatatatatatatatatatatatatatatatatatatatatatatttatgactAGAAACTCTTGGGTACCCACCCCTGTCGAGTACACCTCGGACCTGTGCAAAGCGCCCTCTCTCAACCAAAGAGCCCTTGACGTCTGCCTCCAGCTCACTTCTTCAAGAAGAATAAACATCTTCGTCCTAAGTAATTTCTTCCTTCCTCAACCTTTCAGATAAAGATCTTCCTTCTGCAATACTATCAAGTTCACAGAGTTCATCCAAAagattgtttttcttcttcccaaCATTGGTAAAAACCTCTACATTCCATTTTGTTAGATCTATTTTCAAGGCTTTCATTTTGTTAGATCTATTTTCCATGTCGGAAAATCACAATTATTGGACCACATGAAGTTCCCACCTACAAGGGGAATGTCCATGAGACCCTCTCATCAAAGATGAATTCGGAAAAACCCAGCATTGCTCAAGACTATCGAGTGTCGCCTAATCCCTCACTCGGGTAGCAAATTATATCACCCCCAATACACCACAGCAACTCTCACCAGCTAAGTAGCCCAACTAATTCATCCCAACGTACTTTCCTGTCACTCGTCATTTGGGTCATAAACACCCGCAAAAGTCCTCTCAAAATTAACATTGACACTTCTAAAAGAGCACGCAACTGAAAATATCCCCACACAATCCTCAATCTTTTTCaccaccctcctatcccacattaaTAAAATCCCTCCCGAAGCCCCTCTCAACCCCaaataacaccaatccacatgttgaCAACCCCATAAACTGCGTACCACAACCCTAGAAACAAACTCCAATTTAGTATCTTGTAAACATACTATATCTGCCTTCCAATCCCTAAGAAGACTACTAAGCATCAACCTTTTATCCCTTTCACTGAGCCTTCTCACATTCCGGGAGAGAATCTTAGGCTTCATAAAGAACAAATAGAACCCCTCCTCTCCTTTCCTTCACCCCTCCtcccctttttaattttttaaattattttttcaaagataTCACACTAGGAACAAAAAAATGTACATaagtttagttattttttgaaaagtgttttgtgttttatcttttgagaactattttgtgaaaagtgctttgttttttaaaagagttttgtggtttgttttgaaaagtgtgttaATGGTAGGGCCACATCTGAAAATCCATTTGAATAGCAGATATTTGAGAAGTGAAAACGGTTTTTTAAAAGTTTCCCAAACAGGCCCAGAAATTATATAGATTAAGCTGGGAAAGAAACAAACCGGCAAGATTTTCCGATGGATTGCAGGCCCATAGTTCCGATATTGTGGCACCCATTAACTTCGAGATGTGTAAGTTCCTTGCAGCCAGTTGCAATTGCTTCCAAACCCTTGTCACTCAGCAAATAGCAATCACTAAGAGTAAGACTTTTTAACTTCTTACAACCATTGCCGATAACACTTAGACCCCTGAAATGTGgtttataagagaaaaataagcaaACATATTCTAATTGGGCATAGAGGGCTTGGCACAATACCTGGAGCAGAATCAGTGATATGAAAAAGACCGACTCAACTTCATCAATTAtccaaaatacttaaaaagataaatgtgtccatgaaaaatataaaacataattCACATTCTTAAGATGATTTAGATATATGGCACCCAAAAAAATGCAAACAATTGGCAGAACTCTGTTCGCTAGTAAGCTTATCGTGCATTCATAAGGATCACAGATAAGAGTGTTCATTCCAAAAGGAAACTACCAAATGGATGAAATCAACAAGTAAATATCGTAGAAGATTTCCAAAAGGCTGAAGAGTAACTAACTTGTCAGTAAATTTCTGCAAACTGCATACAGCCAGCATCTCCAGTGACAAACAACAAGTGCCAACAGCTGCCAAAGCCTCATCAGTAACATTAATACATTGTAACTTCAGAACTTTCAAAAGAGGACATCCTTTGGCCACAGCAAGCAGCCCTTTGTTGCTTATGTACTCTAAATCCAGTGACAGGGTCTCAAGAGATGTGCAGTGCAACCCAACTGCTTCCAAAGAGATGTCCGTTATTTTTGCACAAGCTGCCACACCAAGAGATTTTAATGATTTTCCACAACCGAGGGCTAATTCAACCACTCCCGTGTCACTCAAGCCTTCACAAAACCGCAAATTCAAATCTTCAAGCTGCTTACAGCACTGTCCAACAGCAGCTATACCTGGGTCTCCAACATAACAACCCTGAAAAAACAATGTGAATGAGTAAAGCTTAGGATAATGTATTGCACAGACATATAAATTTGAAACTAAATAACAATCCATAGTGTGCAGATTTTATGCCAAGCACAATTAAGGCTAAGGAGCCAATGGTGACCATAAATAGGCTTTAAAAGAGGTTGTAGCCTTACATGCGTACTATATGCATAGTGTATGATGCCGGAAATTATTCTGGATAGATCATCCCCAGTGGAACTAAACCCGCATCAATCACAAGTTTAGGCAAGACATTACATAACCCAATACCCAAAAATTagcaagtaacaatggtttaggGTTCAATTAACTCAAGATTTACCTGTAAATCCAAAGACTTCAATAACCGACACTTCTGAGCCACGGATACTAAACCCATACTTGACACATTATTACACCAAATCAAGCTCAATTTCTCAAGTTTCGAAAAGCCTTCACCAAGGACAGTCAACCCAGCATCTGATATATATGATGTCTCCAACTCACCGGTTTCAGACCCACCTTTCGCCTTCGCATAACGCAGCTTTGGTAATGGACGTATAGATTCAACGCTAGGTCTTCTTCCCtgcattgaaaaaataaaaaagcgtCTTATCTGTACGAATAGAGAAACAATTGGGATATGGCAGCATGAGTTTTACTGCTAGCCATGATTTCTATTTATAAGCCAATATGTACTTGAAgataactacaattgaagagatACAACTGGAGAGAATAACTACAACTGAAGCGATACATTTGAAGCTAACTACAAGCAAAGAGATAAGAGATAACTAATACATCATCTGAAGCAAACTAAAAGCAAAGAGATAAGACATAACTAATGAAACCATATTCATTCACAAGACTATCTATATTCTTGATGATCATAACGTTTGAACTGGATGCAGATGAGACTTCAAAGGCTGAGACAGA contains the following coding sequences:
- the LOC133881729 gene encoding F-box/LRR-repeat protein 4 isoform X1 encodes the protein MRGHDRINACLPDELVMEIFRRLDAKPSRDSCSLVCKRWLRLERVSRSTLRIGASGSPEHFVKLITRRFVNVRTVLVDERLSLPAQLGRRPSVESIRPLPKLRYAKAKGGSETGELETSYISDAGLTVLGEGFSKLEKLSLIWCNNVSSMGLVSVAQKCRLLKSLDLQGCYVGDPGIAAVGQCCKQLEDLNLRFCEGLSDTGVVELALGCGKSLKSLGVAACAKITDISLEAVGLHCTSLETLSLDLEYISNKGLLAVAKGCPLLKVLKLQCINVTDEALAAVGTCCLSLEMLAVCSLQKFTDKGLSVIGNGCKKLKSLTLSDCYLLSDKGLEAIATGCKELTHLEVNGCHNIGTMGLQSIGKSCRQLTELALLFCQKIGNNALLEVGRGCKFLQALHLVDCSSIGDEGICGIARGCQKLKKLHIRRCYEIGNKGIVAIGEHCKSLTDLSLRFCDRVGDEALVAIGQGCSLQHLNVSGCHQIGDAGIIAIARGCPQLIFLDVSVLQNLGDMAMTELGEGCPLLKEILLSHCHHITDVGITHLVKNCTLLESCHVDYCPGITAAGVATVVSSCPNIKKVLVEKGKEVSQRTKRRAGSVISYLCIDL
- the LOC133881729 gene encoding F-box/LRR-repeat protein 4 isoform X2, with amino-acid sequence MRGHDRINACLPDELVMEIFRRLDAKPSRDSCSLVCKRWLRLERVSRSTLRIGASGSPEHFVKLITRRFVNVRTVLVDERLSLPAQLGRRPSVESIRPLPKLRYAKAKGGSETGELETSYISDAGLTVLGEGFSKLEKLSLIWCNNVSSMGLVSVAQKCRLLKSLDLQGCYVGDPGIAAVGQCCKQLEDLNLRFCEGLSDTGVVELALGCGKSLKSLGVAACAKITDISLEAVGLHCTSLETLSLDLEYISNKGLLAVAKGCPLLKVLKLQCINVTDEALAAVGTCCLSLEMLAVCSLQKFTDKQLTELALLFCQKIGNNALLEVGRGCKFLQALHLVDCSSIGDEGICGIARGCQKLKKLHIRRCYEIGNKGIVAIGEHCKSLTDLSLRFCDRVGDEALVAIGQGCSLQHLNVSGCHQIGDAGIIAIARGCPQLIFLDVSVLQNLGDMAMTELGEGCPLLKEILLSHCHHITDVGITHLVKNCTLLESCHVDYCPGITAAGVATVVSSCPNIKKVLVEKGKEVSQRTKRRAGSVISYLCIDL